A genome region from Methanobacterium subterraneum includes the following:
- a CDS encoding Eco57I restriction-modification methylase domain-containing protein yields MENDLFNLTLLKKHSKKFKLTPSKHDLLKEYINKVEKDEFKSETKNYLYFYDVILKSILGYKREDVLFDEKGDVGTGRSEFVLKSDDKKFMVIELKGQGIDLDKRQSGRSDNKSPVEQAFGYAINTGDVNWIMVSNYNEIRLYNYYEKTKYISFNARELLDKQKFACFMLAFSRESHIESDDISKVHEGTLVVDRKLASEFYKLYNETRLMLIKELESESQMERLDAIHYAQVILNRYMFICFAEDTNLLPSQISIDTVATPIQKGNLRHRSIWQRLNELYLDINEGNEFKKISEYNGGLFAEDLDFIMIRDIVDEQNFFKDVYQDWNFTEYEKDINHLLGNAKDRVNSIYRNMLTISSFDFSTELDVNILGHIFENSIGDIEELKEDSKGRRKKEGIFYTPNYITDYICRNTIIPYLSKSGKVISVDELIKEYSDGNEINDLESGVMNIKIVDPACGSGAFLNKAADVLLEIHKGIYDFKKGKYTTTIKTRGGKGKSRVKRDAKHVKLDSYFDEVNTRREILINNIYGVDLNEESVDITKLSLFLKVCQKDRKLPEIDNNIKCGNSLIHDPKYTDKPFQWETEFPEIFKADGFDVVIGNPPYVRHEKIKEIKPYLKDHFKTYTGLADLYVYFFEKGLGILKDKGMLAYISSNKFITANYGKPLRKFILNEVEFESYIDHSSDKVFDDATVHSCVIVLKKEIPNENMVLIDDSFEIRQSRLGIDNWCFENPTILDLRDRIGRKGIKIKDFEDLKMYYGMKTGLMKAFVIDEETRNHLITEEEKNKEIIKPFIRGKDLKKWKIDYRNLYLLYIPWKFPIDNYNSIRNHLLKFKDDLIKRPEVKTGRVDWFALSRYASDYSHEFEKEKIIWAEIAPEPRFCIDGAKLYCETSCFIMVKPKKYDLRYLASLLNSNLLLWIFKQISPQIEGKRLRYKKQYVEQLPIYPATTEEQRPFIQNASRMLQFNQELQKEINGFKNWIMGEFGVEKFSQKLEKYYELSADQFISELSKKKVDTKSRKNREYLEREFSESLAIIKPLLQEIEQTDNEIDQMVYKLYGLNDEEIIIIEDSLS; encoded by the coding sequence TTACTTAAAGAGTACATTAATAAGGTTGAAAAAGACGAATTTAAGTCAGAAACCAAGAATTACCTCTATTTTTATGATGTTATCCTTAAAAGCATCCTGGGCTATAAACGGGAAGATGTTCTTTTTGATGAAAAGGGTGATGTAGGAACAGGTCGAAGTGAGTTTGTTTTAAAATCTGATGATAAAAAGTTCATGGTTATTGAACTAAAAGGTCAGGGCATTGACTTGGACAAACGACAAAGTGGCCGATCTGATAATAAAAGTCCAGTCGAACAAGCTTTTGGATATGCCATCAACACTGGAGATGTTAATTGGATCATGGTATCCAATTATAATGAAATTAGGCTTTACAATTATTATGAGAAGACCAAATACATATCATTTAATGCAAGGGAATTGTTAGATAAGCAGAAGTTCGCATGCTTCATGCTGGCGTTTTCCAGAGAATCACACATTGAATCTGATGATATCAGCAAAGTTCATGAAGGCACTTTAGTTGTCGATCGCAAACTGGCAAGTGAATTCTACAAACTGTACAATGAAACACGGCTGATGTTAATTAAGGAACTGGAATCAGAAAGTCAGATGGAACGGTTAGATGCTATTCACTACGCTCAAGTAATCCTCAATCGTTACATGTTCATCTGTTTCGCAGAAGATACTAATCTACTACCTTCACAAATATCCATTGACACCGTAGCAACACCCATACAAAAGGGCAACTTACGACATAGGAGTATTTGGCAGCGACTAAATGAATTATATCTTGATATTAATGAGGGAAATGAGTTCAAAAAGATAAGTGAATACAACGGGGGTTTATTTGCTGAAGATCTCGACTTCATAATGATCAGGGATATTGTCGATGAGCAGAACTTTTTCAAAGATGTATACCAAGATTGGAACTTTACCGAATACGAAAAAGACATCAACCATTTATTAGGAAATGCAAAAGACCGTGTTAATTCAATATACCGTAACATGCTCACAATATCCTCATTTGACTTCTCAACAGAGTTAGATGTAAATATTCTTGGTCACATCTTCGAAAACAGTATTGGAGACATCGAAGAACTCAAGGAAGATAGTAAAGGCCGACGTAAAAAAGAAGGAATCTTTTATACTCCTAATTACATCACGGATTATATATGTAGAAATACTATTATCCCTTACTTGAGTAAATCTGGTAAAGTGATTAGTGTTGATGAACTCATCAAGGAATACTCTGATGGAAATGAAATTAATGATTTGGAATCCGGAGTAATGAATATTAAGATAGTAGATCCAGCTTGTGGATCCGGAGCATTTCTGAACAAAGCTGCTGATGTGCTTTTAGAAATACATAAAGGAATTTATGATTTTAAAAAGGGAAAATACACAACTACTATCAAAACTCGTGGTGGAAAAGGCAAAAGCAGGGTAAAAAGGGATGCAAAACATGTTAAATTGGACTCTTACTTTGATGAGGTTAACACCAGGCGTGAAATATTAATCAACAATATTTATGGAGTGGATCTTAACGAAGAATCTGTGGATATAACTAAACTCTCCTTGTTTTTAAAAGTCTGCCAAAAGGATAGAAAACTCCCCGAAATTGACAATAACATAAAATGCGGAAATAGTCTTATTCATGATCCCAAATATACTGATAAACCATTCCAATGGGAAACAGAATTCCCTGAAATATTCAAAGCCGATGGTTTCGATGTGGTGATAGGAAACCCACCATATGTGCGACATGAAAAGATAAAAGAGATTAAACCATATCTTAAAGATCATTTTAAGACTTATACGGGGTTAGCTGATCTTTATGTTTATTTCTTCGAAAAAGGACTTGGGATTCTTAAAGATAAGGGTATGTTGGCATATATATCTTCAAATAAGTTTATAACAGCTAATTATGGGAAGCCTTTAAGGAAATTTATTTTAAATGAAGTTGAGTTTGAATCTTATATTGATCATAGTTCTGATAAAGTGTTTGATGATGCAACTGTACATTCTTGTGTTATTGTTCTAAAAAAAGAGATTCCAAACGAAAATATGGTGTTAATTGATGATTCATTCGAAATTCGACAATCAAGATTAGGAATCGATAATTGGTGTTTTGAAAACCCCACTATATTGGATTTAAGAGATAGAATAGGCAGAAAGGGTATAAAAATCAAAGATTTTGAAGATTTAAAGATGTATTATGGTATGAAAACTGGTTTGATGAAAGCCTTTGTAATAGATGAAGAAACCCGAAATCATCTTATTACTGAAGAAGAGAAAAATAAAGAAATAATAAAACCATTCATACGTGGAAAAGACTTAAAAAAGTGGAAAATTGATTATAGAAATCTGTATTTATTATACATACCTTGGAAATTCCCTATAGATAATTATAATTCTATTAGAAATCATTTATTAAAATTCAAGGATGATCTTATAAAAAGACCGGAAGTAAAAACAGGTCGTGTCGATTGGTTTGCATTAAGCAGATATGCTTCTGATTATTCCCACGAATTCGAAAAAGAGAAGATAATTTGGGCTGAAATAGCACCGGAGCCTCGTTTTTGTATAGATGGGGCTAAATTATATTGTGAAACATCATGTTTCATCATGGTAAAACCCAAGAAATATGATTTAAGATATTTGGCTTCATTGCTAAATTCAAATCTATTATTATGGATTTTTAAGCAGATAAGCCCACAAATAGAAGGTAAAAGATTACGTTATAAGAAGCAATATGTCGAACAACTCCCTATCTACCCTGCAACCACTGAAGAGCAGCGACCATTTATCCAAAATGCAAGTAGAATGCTACAGTTTAACCAAGAACTTCAAAAAGAGATAAATGGGTTTAAAAACTGGATTATGGGGGAATTTGGCGTTGAAAAGTTCTCCCAAAAGCTTGAAAAGTACTATGAGTTATCAGCAGATCAATTCATCAGTGAATTAAGTAAAAAGAAGGTAGACACTAAATCTCGGAAGAATAGGGAATATTTGGAACGAGAATTCAGTGAAAGTCTTGCAATAATAAAACCCTTACTCCAAGAAATCGAACAAACAGACAATGAGATTGATCAGATGGTTTACAAGTTATATGGTTTGAATGATGAGGAAATAATAATTATTGAGGATAGTTTAAGTTGA
- a CDS encoding three component ABC system middle component encodes MKKWNERSSEAANLLNPAFCCAILTSSVIGYNITKDEGFPLPLAFIVLPIVLQAKTRQMLPITTRTSLGAWIRNNAHLRLSVQDRIIPVKPYVQESILFGLLHDWLFLDEKGRLITPKTKNDVNKFLRELEGETRDCIKRSSFVGRWFAKAGSTETVMALWGVRP; translated from the coding sequence ATGAAAAAGTGGAATGAAAGGTCAAGTGAAGCAGCAAATTTGCTAAATCCTGCTTTTTGCTGTGCCATCCTAACATCATCTGTTATAGGATATAACATTACTAAAGATGAAGGTTTCCCTTTACCTTTAGCTTTCATTGTTCTACCTATTGTATTACAAGCTAAAACTCGCCAAATGTTACCAATAACAACTCGTACTTCATTAGGAGCTTGGATCAGGAACAATGCACATTTAAGATTATCTGTTCAAGACAGAATTATTCCGGTCAAACCATATGTTCAAGAATCTATTTTATTTGGATTATTACATGACTGGCTATTTTTAGATGAAAAAGGTAGATTAATAACACCGAAGACCAAGAATGATGTGAATAAATTTTTAAGGGAATTAGAAGGCGAAACTAGAGATTGTATTAAGCGTTCAAGCTTTGTTGGAAGATGGTTTGCTAAAGCTGGTTCAACAGAAACCGTGATGGCTCTTTGGGGAGTGAGACCATGA
- a CDS encoding transposase, whose product MKSENLVPKLFVPDEEKAMDFLRHVRWSSGVYCPVCKSFEVYNRGVQGKSRRYSCNSCGLNFSDLTGTVFANKKLPVGEIFYIIMNLDKKSVQRLSDELGHKWDSVYRVAHEFRESLMDKSTDPVLKGDVEIDEMYQSAGEKGLKKLSKD is encoded by the coding sequence ATGAAATCCGAAAATTTAGTTCCAAAATTGTTTGTTCCAGATGAAGAAAAGGCCATGGATTTTTTACGACATGTGAGGTGGTCTAGTGGAGTTTATTGTCCGGTGTGCAAATCTTTTGAAGTTTATAATCGGGGTGTTCAGGGTAAATCACGGCGCTATTCTTGCAATAGTTGTGGATTGAATTTTAGTGACCTTACTGGAACGGTATTTGCCAATAAAAAGCTTCCTGTGGGTGAGATATTTTATATCATTATGAATTTGGATAAAAAAAGTGTTCAAAGGCTTTCAGATGAGTTAGGTCATAAGTGGGATAGTGTTTATCGTGTAGCGCATGAATTTAGAGAAAGTTTGATGGATAAATCCACGGATCCTGTTTTGAAGGGTGATGTGGAAATAGATGAGATGTATCAATCTGCAGGTGAAAAGGGTTTAAAAAAACTATCCAAGGACTAG
- a CDS encoding ABC-three component system protein, with translation MESKKSPFSARDSFKGYLYQCRFALWESLKKMKDDEEFNVSIETLDDVVFHQGDSKEILQTKHSINDSANLNDASPDLWKTIRIWCEGISSGEFNSDTTFFLITTEKVSDGSTADYIKKRDITTAIKRLNNTAATSTNVTNQKAYQAFKNIPHDEKEMLFNNVFIVDSSPLISDIGSEMMKTIRYATKRKYLEPLFNRLEGWWFTRVLEHLTKTKDSIPSKEIDTEIDMLREQFKDDNLPIDRDILNVTVNKSAYADRNFVQQLEIIESSNERIFLAVKHYYRAFEHRTRWATDDLFIPDELDQYEDILVDEWKTGFDRMKEKLGKTAAEEMKKECARTLYHWIETHVNEPIRPGVTHPSICKGSYHMLSDKGLVGWHPDFETKLKKLFV, from the coding sequence TTGGAAAGCAAAAAATCACCTTTTTCGGCTAGAGATTCATTTAAAGGATATTTATATCAATGCCGTTTTGCATTGTGGGAAAGCCTTAAGAAAATGAAGGATGACGAAGAATTTAACGTTTCAATAGAAACGCTAGACGATGTAGTTTTCCACCAAGGAGATTCAAAAGAGATATTACAAACTAAACACAGTATAAACGACTCTGCAAACCTTAATGATGCTTCTCCAGATCTTTGGAAGACCATTAGAATATGGTGTGAAGGAATTTCTTCAGGGGAGTTTAATTCTGATACAACCTTTTTTTTAATAACTACTGAAAAAGTCTCCGATGGCTCCACAGCAGATTACATCAAGAAACGTGACATAACCACGGCTATTAAACGTTTAAACAATACTGCCGCAACATCAACAAATGTAACTAACCAAAAGGCTTACCAAGCTTTTAAAAATATTCCCCATGATGAAAAAGAAATGCTTTTTAATAATGTATTTATTGTAGATTCTTCACCACTAATCTCTGATATAGGTTCAGAAATGATGAAAACGATCCGTTATGCTACAAAAAGAAAATATTTAGAACCTTTGTTTAATCGACTTGAAGGATGGTGGTTTACGAGAGTTTTAGAACATTTAACAAAAACCAAGGACTCAATTCCAAGCAAGGAGATTGATACAGAAATAGATATGCTTCGAGAACAGTTTAAAGATGATAACTTACCCATAGACCGAGATATTCTTAATGTTACTGTAAATAAATCCGCATATGCTGATAGAAATTTTGTACAGCAACTTGAAATAATTGAATCAAGTAATGAACGTATTTTTTTGGCAGTTAAGCATTATTACAGGGCTTTTGAACATAGAACCCGTTGGGCTACGGATGATCTGTTTATTCCTGATGAATTAGATCAATATGAAGATATTTTAGTCGACGAGTGGAAAACTGGTTTCGATAGGATGAAAGAAAAGCTAGGTAAAACAGCTGCTGAAGAAATGAAAAAAGAATGTGCGAGAACATTGTATCATTGGATCGAAACTCATGTAAATGAACCTATTAGGCCTGGCGTGACCCATCCTTCAATATGTAAGGGTTCATATCATATGCTTTCTGATAAAGGGTTAGTCGGATGGCACCCTGATTTTGAAACCAAATTGAAAAAGCTATTTGTTTAG
- a CDS encoding transposase: MTVVERGTRNTILMVEKNLSKDLIREKIDKHCNEPIRLFTDDYTIYFGLEGHSKVKEHHIIKHSEKEYADGENHVNNCENRHSLLRQYLRIFRGVSKKKLNTYVKFFQFTFNKGVNWFGNAIQLILNNCTNTGR, encoded by the coding sequence ATTACTGTAGTGGAAAGAGGAACGCGAAATACAATATTAATGGTAGAAAAGAATCTTTCTAAGGATTTAATTCGGGAAAAAATAGATAAGCATTGTAATGAACCTATAAGGTTATTTACTGATGATTATACTATATACTTTGGTTTAGAAGGCCATTCAAAGGTTAAAGAACATCACATAATCAAACATTCAGAAAAAGAATATGCTGATGGTGAAAATCACGTTAATAATTGTGAAAACAGACATTCGCTCTTAAGGCAATATTTAAGAATATTTAGAGGGGTTTCAAAGAAAAAACTGAATACTTATGTTAAATTCTTCCAATTTACTTTCAATAAAGGGGTAAATTGGTTTGGAAATGCAATCCAATTAATATTAAATAATTGCACTAATACCGGGAGATGA
- a CDS encoding DUF3732 domain-containing protein, whose product MTFQILNLILYNEKGHNRIISFKSGELNIITGASSTGKTALLNIIDYCLGSRSCNIPQGTIRETVQWAGLRLKVTEGEVFIARKLPEGVKNTSEDIYYEIQQKVDIKEHNELKKTINRSTLKKILSDHAGISENIHEPVHGQTRHKLVANIRHSLFFTFQHQNEISSEKFLFHNQGEQGKTQAIKDVLPYFLGAVDDDYVSKIKQLRKNRRELRNLKQNLSEYEAIEGEGINQAKNLLIEAQDFGLWRESIPEKLSDSINALKKLQQSPVSMEEEIISKGGTFENLQDEQYNLKQELGFAKAKYETINSFKSDQNAYTAGADVHLTRLRTIGLFDDLTNQKVCPICNSNITEKSPSVDNIKNSLNLLDSQIRKVEEISPEMQKVMRELEDQIENIKNKLKINRQELDKIQKSNEQLASIHDHNAKRSYLLGRVSLYLESLPHLEDTSHLKRQIELLEVKIYNLKLEISDEKIQENLNSISSLLTKYLNRWAQEFKVEHSENPLRLDYNKLTIVADTENGAIPMNHMGSGRNWVGYHLIAHFGLHTLFVRKKRPVPRFLFIDQPSQVYFPAERDVTGNIEEIEKDEDREAVKQMYISTIKLIDELSPNFQIIMTDHAYIREKWFEKCVIENWREGEALIPKSWTND is encoded by the coding sequence ATGACTTTTCAGATTTTAAATTTAATTTTATATAATGAAAAAGGACATAATCGCATTATTTCGTTTAAAAGTGGTGAACTTAACATAATAACTGGAGCTAGTAGTACAGGTAAAACTGCTCTATTGAATATTATTGATTACTGTCTTGGGAGTAGATCATGCAATATACCTCAAGGTACTATCCGTGAAACAGTTCAATGGGCAGGACTTCGTTTAAAGGTAACGGAAGGTGAAGTTTTTATTGCTAGAAAGCTCCCAGAAGGAGTTAAAAATACTTCTGAAGACATTTATTATGAAATTCAACAAAAAGTAGATATCAAGGAACATAACGAACTGAAAAAAACTATTAACAGATCCACTCTAAAAAAAATTTTATCTGATCATGCAGGAATTTCAGAAAACATCCACGAACCAGTTCATGGACAAACAAGACATAAACTTGTTGCAAATATTAGACATAGCCTATTTTTTACATTTCAACACCAAAATGAAATTAGCAGCGAAAAGTTCTTATTCCACAATCAGGGCGAACAAGGCAAAACCCAAGCTATTAAAGACGTTTTACCTTACTTCCTTGGAGCAGTAGACGATGATTATGTTTCCAAAATAAAACAATTAAGAAAAAATCGGAGAGAATTAAGAAATTTAAAGCAAAATTTATCGGAATACGAAGCTATTGAAGGTGAAGGGATTAATCAAGCAAAAAATTTACTAATAGAAGCTCAAGACTTTGGTTTATGGCGTGAATCAATTCCAGAAAAACTATCAGACTCCATTAATGCATTAAAAAAGCTACAACAATCCCCCGTTTCTATGGAAGAAGAAATTATTTCAAAAGGTGGGACTTTTGAAAACCTGCAAGACGAACAGTACAATTTGAAACAGGAACTCGGGTTTGCTAAAGCAAAATATGAAACGATAAATAGTTTTAAATCTGATCAAAACGCGTATACCGCTGGAGCAGACGTTCATTTAACTCGTTTACGAACTATCGGATTATTTGACGATCTAACTAATCAAAAAGTCTGCCCAATATGTAATTCCAACATTACAGAGAAATCTCCATCAGTTGATAACATAAAAAACTCATTAAACTTACTAGATTCTCAAATACGTAAGGTTGAAGAAATTTCTCCAGAAATGCAAAAAGTTATGCGAGAATTAGAAGATCAAATAGAAAATATTAAGAATAAGCTAAAAATCAACAGACAAGAGTTAGATAAAATACAAAAATCAAATGAACAGTTAGCATCAATCCATGACCACAACGCTAAACGTTCATATTTGTTAGGCAGAGTTAGCCTTTATTTAGAAAGCTTACCTCACCTTGAAGATACCAGTCATCTAAAAAGACAAATTGAACTTTTAGAAGTCAAAATATACAACCTTAAATTGGAAATAAGCGATGAAAAAATTCAAGAAAATCTTAATTCAATTTCATCCCTCTTAACAAAGTATTTAAACCGTTGGGCACAGGAATTTAAAGTCGAACATTCAGAAAACCCACTACGTCTAGACTATAATAAACTAACAATTGTTGCAGATACGGAAAATGGAGCAATCCCAATGAATCATATGGGTAGTGGAAGAAATTGGGTTGGATATCATTTAATAGCCCATTTTGGACTACATACCCTATTTGTTAGAAAAAAACGACCAGTTCCAAGATTTTTATTCATTGATCAGCCTTCACAAGTTTATTTCCCTGCAGAAAGAGATGTTACTGGGAATATTGAAGAAATCGAGAAAGATGAAGATAGAGAAGCAGTTAAACAGATGTATATTTCCACAATAAAATTGATAGATGAGTTAAGCCCAAATTTCCAAATCATTATGACTGATCATGCCTACATAAGAGAAAAATGGTTTGAAAAATGCGTTATTGAAAATTGGAGAGAAGGAGAAGCATTGATTCCTAAATCCTGGACAAATGATTGA